The Nomascus leucogenys isolate Asia chromosome 4, Asia_NLE_v1, whole genome shotgun sequence genome includes the window GGGTAAGTAGAGTCAGGAAAAAAGGTCAGAGGATCTAAGGAGAGAAATTTACTTCTAGGAAATGCTATGAACTTATTGGAAGCAGGAGAGTTTCTCCAGTATATTTTAGAAGGATGACCCAGAGTTTGCTGAAATGTACAAAACAGAAACGAAAGACTCCCTCTTTATGAAATATGGATGCATCGTCTGCAACTATTggagttgttcatttttttagaaCTGAACAAAGTATTTGCCATGACATGCTCTCTGAGACAACTTTCATTCACCTTTCACTGGGCGTTATGGGAATCCTGTAGTCTGAAGAATGGTAAAATTTTAGGCTTTTGGCCCAGTGTCAAGACTTTTGAGCAATGGTATAAATCCATTAGATATGTTGACATCTCAACTTCTTTGAAATAATTAAGATTGTTTGCATTATTTGTCTCTCTCAGAAATGAACACACCTGCGAGTACTGGATGCCTGTGAGCTTGCCATCACCTGCACTGCAAAGGCACAGGGCGGTGGCCTCTGACAAGCAgctccttccctttcaccttGGCCTTGCCCTTCCTGCTCACGGTCCACCATGGAGACACTGTCCCAGGACTCTCTGCTGGAATGTCAGATCTGTTTCAATTACTACAGCCCCCGGCGCAGGCCCAAGTTGCTGGACTGCAAGCACACCTGCTGTTCAGTGTGCCTCCAGCAGATGAGGACCAGCCAGAAGGATGTGCGGTGCCCCTGGTGCCGTGGTGTCACCAAGCTGCCCCCTGGCTTCTCCGTGTCGCAGCTCCCGGACGACCCGGAGGTCCTGGCTGTCATCGCCATTCCACACACTTCTGAACACACCCCGGTCTTCATCAAACTTCCCAGCAATGGGTGCTACATGCTGCCCCTGCCCATCTCCAAGGAGCGTGCGCTGCTGCCTGGAGACATGGGCTGCCGCCTGCTGCCCGGGAGCCAGCAGAAGTCCGTCACCGTGGTGACCA containing:
- the RNF152 gene encoding E3 ubiquitin-protein ligase RNF152, with protein sequence METLSQDSLLECQICFNYYSPRRRPKLLDCKHTCCSVCLQQMRTSQKDVRCPWCRGVTKLPPGFSVSQLPDDPEVLAVIAIPHTSEHTPVFIKLPSNGCYMLPLPISKERALLPGDMGCRLLPGSQQKSVTVVTIPAEQQPLQGGAPQEAAEEEQDRRGVVKSSTWSGVCTVILVACVLVFLLGIVLHNMSCISKRFTVISCG